The nucleotide window CCAGGTTAAACGGCTCAACTGCAGTTTGAAGTGTCAATGTTTCAATGGCCGCCTGGATAAAACTGATTTTTCCTGCTGAAATAGCTTCTTCACAATTTTTCTGCGCCTGCGCGATAGCTTTTGCAGACCGGTCGATTCCCATAATATAAATAGGATCGAACCGGTAAGCGATCTCTCTGGCCGCTATACCGGTACCGCAACCAATCTCCAAAATACGCATGCCGTCGCGAAGCGGCAGCGCATCAACAATGTCTAAAAGGCGTTTGGATACCGGTGGTGTCATAACTAAACTGTTTAAAGCAGGAATCTTTAATTTTCAGGTTGTTGTAAGCGCATTTTCAACAAAGGGTAATCTAATCCCAGATCATCCTTGTCTGATCTTTCATAAATACTAAAACCACGTTTCAGATAAAACCTGACAGCTTTGGTATTCTGCTCATTTACATCTATCCAACACGCCTTATGATCATTTAGCGCGAAGCGAATTAATTTTGTTCCGAGGCCTTTGCCTGCATACCGGGGCTCAATAAAGAGCATTTCTATCTTACGATTTACTATTGATATAAATCCAGCCATTTGATGCCCATCCAGCAGGCAATAAACATTCAGAACACTGAAATCCAGTGCTCTTAAAATATTTTTAATCGTATCGAAATCTTTTTGAGCCAAAAAATCATGAGTGGCTAATACCGATGTTTCCCAAACCGAGAGGAGGGATGTTCGATAGGAATCGTCGTATTTTACGATCTGAAAGTTCATACTAAATGAAGCGATTTTTGAATATAGAACCCGTATAATCTTAAAATATTAATAAAACTACGGCCTGCAAAGGTATTAACGTTTTGAACTTCTGCTAAGCTATTCCCTTTCACTATATTTGCTCACTTAAATAATATCCCAATGAGTGAGATTATTGTGCAAAAAGTAAACGAAACAGCTGCTTTTTTAAAGGCTCAGTATGAAGGACAGCCACAGGTGGCGATCATATTGGGAAGCGGGCTTGGGAATTTTGTACAAAAAATAAAAGTAGAAAAGGAAGTTCCCTATACTGATATACCCAATTTTCCGGTATCTACTGTTAAGGGACATTCGGGTAAATTGATCTTTGGCGAGCTTTCGGGTAAAAAGGTTGTTGCCATGAGTGGTCGTTTTCATTATTATGAAGGGTATACTCCGCAGGAAGTTGTATTTCCGATAAGGGTGCTAAAGATGCTTGGCATACAAACGCTTTTGTTAAGCAATGCAGCCGGCGGCGTTAACGAAGCTTTTAGTGTAGGGGATATTATGATTATTAATGATCATATCAGTTTCAGCACCCCTAATCCGCTTATTGGTAAAAACGTAGAGGAGTGGGGAACCCGTTTTCCCGATATGAGCGAGCCTTATAAAAAACATTTGATTACCAAAGCAAAGCAAATAGGTGAGGCAGCTTCCATAAAATTGCATGAGGGAGTTTACTTTGTAGTAACAGGACCAACTTTCGAGACCAGGGCGGAGTACCGGCTGATCAAAATCGTTGGAGCTGACGCGGTTGGGATGAGCACGGTGCAGGAATGTATCGTAGCTAACCATATGGGAATGGAAGTTTTTGCAGTGAGCGTAATTACTGATCTGGGTATCAGGGATGAAGAAAACGTAATTACCCATGAGGAGGTGTTAGAGGCTGCTAACGCCGCAGAGCCTAAACTGGCGCATTTGTTTACCGAGTTGATAAAAGCTTTATAGAGATTTAATGAGGGGTATCTTTTTACTGGTATTTATTTTTGTGGGCGTTTCTGCATATGCTCAAAGTCCTGTCAGGGGTGTTAGCGACAGGTTCAGAGGTATTGCGAATGCCGGATCAGGAGCTGATTCTATAGGGCGAAGGAACAAGTTTGAAGATTCGGTAACCATTAGTTATCGCTACCTCGATACGGCGAGAGCCTACCGCGTGGATTCCTCGATCAACGATTTTACAGTAAAATATCCCATTCCGGCAGACTATTACCACCTTTCTAATACAGGGGCGGCAGCGCAGTCTTTTTTATTTGCCCCCAATATGAAATCCGGCTGGGACGCGGGTTTTCATGCCTATGATATTTATAAATTTACAGTAGATAAAGCCCGATTTTTCACAGTTACCAGACCTTACTCAGAAATCAGTTACATGTTAGGTACGCGCAGCGAACAGATGATTGAGCTGATGCATACACAAAATATTAAACCTCAGTGGAACGCCAGTATTCATTACAGGATGGTGGGTGCCCCGGGTATTTACCGCAATCAAAAAACCAGTCACAATAATTATGCTATCACCAACTGGTTTCAAACCCAGGACAGGCGATATACGAATTATGTAGCCATTATCGCCAATAAGCTGAAAGGCAGCGAAAGCGGGGGGATACTTAACGATCAGAATTATATAGATAACCCTGATTTTGCGGACCGCTCTACGGTATATACGAAGTTGGGAGGAGAGTCTGGGTTTGGATCGGGAATTTTTAATACAGATATTTCTACGGGCAATACCTACGAAGATTTCAATGCAATTATGCGTCATCAGTATGATCTGGGGCGTAAAGATTCACTGGTGAATGACAGTACCGTCATACCCCTGTTTTTTCCCCGCGTCCGTTTAGAGCATACTATACGGTATAGTGCATATAAATACATGTTCTCCGATGCGAGCCCCCGGCCAGAATATTATAGTGAATATTATGATATGCCTTCGGTAAACTCCCTTTTTCGCAGGGAAGACTTTTGGAAGGAGCTGATGAATGACTTCTCTATTTACACGTTTCCCGATGAAAAGAACACACAACAGTTTCTGAAAGTAGGGGTTGCCTTGCAAAATCTTACCGGTATATTCAGGGATGGAATTACAGAAACTACGGACGGGATTAACTATGCTGATGATAAACAGAATAAAGGTTACAACCTGATGGGGCATGGTGAGTATCGGAACCGTACCAAAAACCAACGTTGGGATCTGTTAGCCAGGGGTAACATGTATTTTGTCGGGATGAATGCCGGGGACTATGATGTGGCGGCAAGTATTCAAAGTTCTTTCGGGGATAAAATCGGATCGCTTAAATTAGGTTTTGAAAATGCAAACCGAACGCCTTCCTATGTAACGAACGCCAATAGTTCCTTCTACTTTATGAGGGATACTGTAAATCTCAGAAAGGAGAACAGTTCACACCTGTATGCTACTTTATACCAACCCCTGCTCAAGTTACGATTAACAGGGAATTACTATCTGGTGAATAATTATACGTACTATACTGATTTTTATAATATCAACCAGGCCGCTCTTTTTAATTTATTACAGATATCTGCGCATAAAACCTTTGCATTTGGTAAAAAACGTCAATACAAGTGGATGACGGACAATTATTTTCAACAGGTAATCGGGAACGGACCTGTTAATGTGCCTTCCTGGTTAACCCGTAACCGTATTATGTATGAGGGTAATCTGGGCTTCAATAATCTCAAAATTGCAATGGGCTTCGATACAAGGTATCGCACTAATTATAAAGCTAACAACTACTCACCTCTGCTGGGACAGTTCTTCTACCAGGATAGCACTACAGTGAAATACAAACTTCCTGATATTGCCGCTTTTGTTCATTTCCGGATTAATTCTTTCAGGGCTTTTTTGCGTGCCGAAAACCTGAACACATTCCGAAGCCTGGTTGGGGTGGATGGCAAAACTTCTTACGGCTTTACCAACAGCAACTTTGCAGCGCCCGACTATCCTTATGCAGGAATGATTATACGATTCGGTATTTTTTGGGGCTTTGTTAATTAGTTTATTTCGCATCAATCATAGGGTTGTAGATGCGAAGATAAATTGATGCAGCCCGCTTCATGCAAAATCTGGATCAATCGATTCAATTAACCGCCTCTTACGATTATTAATAAGTTCAGATATCAGCTTTCGGGATTCATTGCTGACCGAAATCCATTACTTCCCCGAAAATGTTGTTCTCTTAACCGGTTGTTACAATGAAACGATAAAATAAGCTTTCGTATTACAATTTGTTTACTTTGAATTACGTCGTGTGGTTAGTTATCGTTCGTATGAGACCGTTTGCATTGACTGAGGGCAAAAAAGGGGTGGTTCCAGCGCAAAAAAACATTATTTTCCGGCATCAATATCAGTGATAAGAATTAATTTTAATGATTACTTATATATCGCTGTGCTACTACTGTCATGTTGAGGAAAAGCAAAAAGAATGTAAAGTTTTCTGTTGAGGAAGTTATTAACCTGCTGAACAAATCCTCCCGGGGAGCTTTGGTAGGCAGCATGGTAGCTGCTTTAATATGTATGATGTATTTTGCCGGCACTGTAAAAACCGGACTTCCGCTGATAGTTGATGTTTTTATCGTAGTGGGAGTATCGCTGATGCTTCCTTTTTTAATATTTGGATTGGCATACTATATATATACGGTTATTCAAAACGTCAATAAGTATATTGTTATTGCTGTCATTGGAACATTTTTATTTACCAGGTTTTTACCGGATGAAAAGTTTAACCGGCCCTTTATTTTTTTAGAGCTTATTTCGGGTATACTCGTCGGTATCGCATTCCATCTTAAAACCCGACTAATTGTCAGGTGGTTGTTCGTTTGCCTTGCAGTAGCAATTAACGTGTCGATGTTCGCCTTGCTCGTTAGTAAAGGTAGCACGCATGCTTTACCGGTTACTGATCGGTATTGGGAGCAAAAAGCCAGTAAACATCTTACATCTGTCGAAGATCCGATAAAACACCGCCCCTTCGCCGTTAAAGAGTTTAGCTACGGATCGGGTACAGATAAGCAGCGGGCTGAATATGGGCCCGATGTTCAATTGCGAACAATGCCAGTCAATGCCTCTCCATTTATGCAGCCTGCTTCAAAAATTAAATCTTTATTGAGAAAAACCTATTGGGGATTTGGCCTTGATCAATTGCCATTGAATGCAAGGGTATGGATGCCGCAGCAACCCGGTACCTTCTCCCTGGTCGTTTTTGTACATGGCAATCACTTAATGACCGATTATTCGGAAAAAGGATATGCTTACATGGGAAGCTTACTGGCCAGCCAGGGATTTATAGTTGTATCTATTGATGAGAATTTTTTAAATGAAAGTTGGTTTAATGATTTTTGGTTTACCGAAGTAAACGCCAGGGCCTGGTTGATTTTAAAACACCTGGAATATTTGCGTACCTGGAGTGCAAATCCCGGAAATCCTTTTTACCGACGGGTTGATATGAACAATATCTGCCTTGCTGGGCACTCGCGCGGCGCGGACGCAGTTGCGGTGGCGCTCACCCTCAACGGGCTTGACCGGTACCCGTATGACGGGCAGATTAATTTCAATTTCAGATTTTCAATTAAAAGCATTGTACAGTTGGCTCCCGCCGGCCGGCAATCACCAGGATTTGAAATCCCCCTTGAAAATAGTGGTGCTAATTTCCTGATTTTGCATGGGAGCCATGATCAGGACGTCTATTATTGTGAAGGTATCAGGTCATTTAACCGGGTTAAGACGGATACCGCTCACAAGAATCTTAAAGCAATGCTTTATATATATAAAGCTAACCACGGGCAATTTAACAGTGTTTGGGGTATAAAGGATTTACGTTTCCCCAACCAGTATTTTGTCAATTCTGCCGGCCTGTTAAGTGGTGCAGATCAGCAACGCATTGCGGGCACCTACGTATCTGCTTTTTTAAAAGCAACTATGCTAGGAGAAAAAAAATATATACCTTTTTTAAAAGATTGCAGAACCGGTTTCGATTTTTTACCGCGCAATTACTATGTAAGCCAGTTTGAAGACTACTCGTTCCGCTACCTGGCAGATTATGAGGAAGATCAAAACTTACGAACAACGGATTTACAAGGCTGTTTCATAGAGGCCGGTAATTTGAAAAAATGGTATGAAAGAGTATTACCCCTCAGAAACGGAGATGCATTGGGCCAGGAAAATAAAGGAGTGTTCCTGGAATGGGGTAATGCGAATAACCCGGTCCCGCCCTATTATACCATCAATTTGTCCGGCAGCTTACCTGGAGCCAGGATCCCCTGGAATTCTGAAAATTTATTTTTTTCCATTGCTAACAATAGCGATCAAATTAATCAGGTAAACTTTTCTATTGAATTGAGGACCCCAACCAGGATTTATAGAAAATCTTTTAGTGATTTTTATACAGCGGCCCCTTTGCTAAAGACGGAACTTGCGAAATGGAACTATCTGTCAGATCTCAAAAAAGATATGCCGGTTGAGCGGGTACTCCAGTTTATTCAATTGCCTTTTTCTGCATTTAAAGAAGCTGATGCCGACTTTAATCCCCAGCAGATAGAGCAGATCAGTTTTGTATTTGATAAACAGCCTGCCGGCTCCGTTATCATCGACAAAATTGGATACAATTAGCCAGGCTGTCTTTCTGAAAGAAGAAGCCCCGGCGCCTGTTATTGAACGTTGCCATCTAAATCCTGCTTAAACACACCGGCATCCATTTTATTGAGATGCATACAACTGGTTCGTATTTCCGCTGGCCGGAAGGGATGACAAACCATTGTAATAATTTTTGATACCGGGTTACTATAATGTAGGATATAGGTTATTAAAGCACTAAATAAAATAAAAAGCCGCCCTTTTGAGGCGGCATTTATATTTGTGGGTTTCTGATGTTATTAACCAAAGATTCCTTTTCGCAGGCTCCTGATACCTTCACCGATTTTAAATCCGTTGTGATATACTTCTATTTTATAATCACCGGCTTTAAAACCTTCTAAATTTTTGATAGGGAAAGAAACACCTTTGCGGGTACCGGTTTCATATTCTACAGGAATTTTTGCTGTGAAGTTCCTGTCACCATCCTGGCGGGTAGTCATAGCGCCGGAGCCTAATTCAGAATTTTGAACGATAGCGCCCTTAGGATCGGTAACAATCACATAAAGATCAGCCGGACCAGATGTAGTAATCCTGTTTTCGATATTAAACGCGATCTGCAGTTTATCTACCTTCCTGGCAAAGCTGGTTTCTCTTTCCTTACCATTTTTTCTTTCTTTTAAAGGGGTAACTGACATACCTGAAGCTGCCAGTGTACTGGCTACATCAACCGTATTCGCCAATTCATCATTTTCTGCAGTGCGCATATCAAGATTCTGGCTCAAAACATTTTTTTCAGACGTCAAATGTGTGTTACGCGCTGTTAACTCCTGGTTCTCACCTTTAAGTTGTGTAACCTGAGCTTCCAGCCTTCCGATCTGCCCATTCAATTCGCCTATTAACTGACGCGCTCTTTTTAAATCAGCAGCTGTTGCGTTATTGTCGCTTAATATTTTATTGATTTCAGCCTTTCTTGAATCGATTTCTTTTTGCAGGGCTGTTTTTTCGCCCTGCAGATTGTTGTTCGCCCCTGTAATTGAATCCAGGCGCATTTCTGCCAGGTTGAACATTTGTCTTAGCGAATCTGATTCAGACATAACAGTTTCGGTTTGCGCATCAGTACCAGAAAAGACATTTCCGCCTTCACTGCCTGAATTTTTATTCCAAAGCATAAAACCCCAGGTTCCGAGTAATGCGGCTACTAAGAGGCCGATAATAAGGTTTCTACCACCGTTGGAACTAGAGGGCGTATTATTGGATGGCTGCTGAGAGGCAGAGGGATAATTTGTGTTTGCCATAAAACAATAATTTTTTAATTTAAAAACTGCACTAAAAAAACTGCAAATTAATGCAGTAGGTTAAAGAATTTCCTAATATTTTTAAAAATGTCTTTTCAGTGGAAACATAAATTATGCCAAACCAAGAAAGCTTGGCGCTATCATCGTTATTTTGATAATATTTTGGGATTTAAAATTATCTTGCGTGCATGTCTGTGGATAAGGTAATATCAGATTGGAAGAAAAGTGCTTATAAACCAGTGTATTGGATAGAAGGCGACGAGGAGTTTTATGTCGATCAGCTGGTAGATTATGCTGAGCATCATATATTAAATGAGAGTGAAGCCTCTTTTAACCTCACCATTTTTTACGGGAAGGATGCCGCCTGGCCGGATGTTTTAAATGCCTGCCGTAAATATCCCATGTTCTCCGACAGGCAGGTAGTAATTGTAAAGGAGGCCCAGCAAATGAAAGATGTGGACAAGCTGGAGCCGTATATTCAAACACCTCTTTCATCCACCATATTGGTGGTGGCGTTTAAAGATAAGAAACTCGATTCGCGTACCAGGTTTGCTAAACTGGTAAAAGACAAAACAGAATATATAGTTACCAAGAAATTATATGATAATGCATTGCCCGAATGGGTAAATACAGTTGTAAAGAATATGGGGTATACCATTTCGCCCAAGGCCAACAGCCTGATTGTAGACCATATTGGTAACGACCTGAGCCGGATTAAAAATGAGGTTGATAAAATACTCATTAATCTGGGCGCCCGGAAATCCATTACTGAAGAGGATGTGGAGAGCTATGTAGGTATCAGCAAGGAATTTAATGTATTTGAATTGCAGAACGCTATTGCTACACGTAATCTGGCAAAGGCTGTACGTATCATCCAGTATTTCGCTGCCAACCCCAAAATAGCGCCCATACAACTGGTACTGCCATCTTTGTATTCTTTTTTCAATAAAACCTATATGGTTTACGGCGCTTCCGGCGGAGAAGATGCTATTGCCAAGCAGATTGGCGTCGGGCCTTTTTTTGTAAAGAGTTATTTACAGGCCTCAAAAACGTATAGCTTCAGAGATGTAGAGAAAATATTGCTGCTGTTACATAGCTATAACCTCAAAAGCCTCGGCATTAACACCGCCAGGGTAGAGGATGCGGAGCTATTAAAGGAAATGGTGGTAAAGATTATGATGTAGGTTTGATAAGTTGGCTGGTTGATGGGTTTAAAAGTTGAGAAGGTTGAAGAGGTGATAAGGCCACTGCCATTCAGCAGATCATTCAGAGCATCCATGAACCGTATCCGGTCCCGCACATCCCACATCCATCAAATAACCAATGTTCAACGCAAAGACAATTGTCATCCGGCAAACCAGCATCCAGTAACCAGCATCCCCTTCCCGGCGATAACTTTTAAGTCCCGGCTATAATCCCTTATCTATGAACGATCACCTATAAAATTTCATCTGCTTTCTGTCTGCTATCAACTGTCCGCTGTCGTCCCTCCTTATTCCTCCTGTCCCATCCACATAGCCCCACCCACGCTGTTACGTGCAGCTCCGGTTACCGAGCTTAGTACATTATATTCTTCGCGCCAGCGTAATACGCCAATCAAAGCCATAATCAACGCCTCTTTGTATTGGACCAGTTGCTCATCCGGGATGACCACCTTTATAGATCCCAGTGCTTCCTGTAAGCGCTCTATCAGATAGCCATTCAATGCGCCTCCACCAGTTACCAGTAACTGTTCTTCCCCGTCGGTGGATACCCGGTGGGGCATGATGGCATTTTTGATCTGTCTTACAATATGTGCCACATAAGTATGTAGCGCATCTTCAGTCGAGAGCCCGTATTTTTTGATAATGGGATATACGATATCAGTGCCAAAGCTATTAGCTAATGATTTGGGAATCGGATGGGTGTAATAAGCCAGCCCGTTGAGCTCATTCAGCAGGGACTGGTTGATCTGGCCACTTCTGGCAAGCGCGCCGTCCCTGTCAAAGTCCTGTCCGGCTTCCTGAGCCAGCATATTTAAAACACGGTTGGCTGCACAAATATCAAAGGCCTTATACCCCTCATTGCTGATAGAAATATTGGCAATGCCGCCGATATTGAGAAAGTATTGGTAATTCGAAAAAAACAATTGCTCCCCAATGGGTACAATAGGCGCTCCCTGCCCTCCAAAGGCAATGTCCATCGCCCTGAGATCTGTAACAACCGGTAATTGCGTTGTTGCGGCAATAGCAGCTCCGTCTCCCAGTTGTGCTGTCATTTTTTTTGAAGGAATATGAAACGTAGTATGTCCATGTGATGCTATAACGGCCACTTTAAACTGCAGCTGGTATTTTTCTATAAACTCATTAACACGCGCTCCAATATAATGGCCATATGCGGTATGCAAAAGCTGGTAATCTAATGCGGACAGCGAAGTGGCATTTTTTAATTGATCGACCCATTCACTACTGTAAGGAACACAGTCGGCATGAACCAGCTCATAACTCCATTTGCCTCCATTCTCTAAAATTTCGGCAAACACAATATCCAATCCGTCGAGAGAGCTACCGCTCATTAAGCCTATAGCACGATAAACCATGATAGAACTAAAACATTTTAAGTAATAAAAAGAACAGGAATGTGTTGACCTGTGAATGGAGCTATAGCGGGTATAACGCCTGTCTCACTCAACAACAGCGCCTGCCCCACGGGGCGATCATTTATATTCTCAGGCCAGGCTCATAAAAAATATAAATCCTGTATGTTTGCGAAAGTAATAAAACACACCAGTAATTATATCGCTCAACAAAAAAAGCCAATACCAATGATCATAAACTTAAGTGAGAATCATAGCCTGCTGAGTAACTGGGTAAGCGAATTAAGAGATGTGGAAGTGCAAAATGACCGTATGCGGTTCAGGCGCAATTTAGAACGTATTGGTGAAGTGATCGCTTATGAAATCAGTAAAACACTACCTTTCGAAATAGTGGAGACGCAAACGCCTTTAGGTATTTCTAATAGTAAAAAATTATCAGAACAGCCGGTATTGGCTACCATTTTGCGTGCAGGCTTAGCCCTGCATCAGGGACTGTTGAGCTATTTCGATAAAGGAGATAATGCATTTGTATCAGCTTACCGCAAGCATCATAAGGATGGCAGCTTTGAAATAGAGATTGAATATATAAGTACGCCGGAGCTTGATAACCGTATTGTTATTATTTCGGATCCGATGCTGGCCACGGGAGCTTCACTGGTGAAAACCGTACAGTTTCTTAAAAATGAAGGCAAACCCAAAGACATTCATATCGCTGCTGCAATTGCCTGCGTAGATGGTTTGGAATATGTAACACGGGAAGTACCTGAAGCAATCATCTGGTGTGGAGATATCGATGAGGAAATTACAGCAAAGGGCTATATCGTTCCAGGGCTGGGAGACGCCGGAGATCTCGCTTACGGCAATAAAACACAAAATTGATCTGTAATCGTATAATAAACTAATGGAAGCAGCCTGCAGGACTGCTTTTTTGTCTGTGGCCAAGTTTTTTAAAAGTTTGATGCTGTGGGCATTACTTATTAATATTTAATGGCGTTGCATGAAAAAAATCTAAAAAAAATTAATGATCATTAATTACTGTTTATGTACTTTTCCGGTTAACGTAAATTTTGGTGCAATATGAATCAATCTACCAACCGGTTTCTGGACCTGGTTAGCAAACGAAATGCAGGAGAACCGGAGTTTCTGCAGGCCGTTACCGAAGTAGCAGAGTCGCTGATACCTTATATAGCGTCGCAGCCTAGATATAAAAACAGTAAAATATTGGAGCGTATCGCCGAGCCGGAGCGCGTGGTTATATTCAGGGTTGCGTGGTTAGATGATAAGGGTGAGGTGCAGGTTAACCGGGGCTTTCGCGTTCAGATGAACAGTGCGATAGGTCCTTACAAAGGTGGGCTGCGGTTTCATCCTACTGTTACACTCAGCGTATTAAAGTTTCTTGCTTTTGAGCAGGTATTTAAAAACAGCCTGACCGGTTTGCCTATGGGCGGAGGAAAAGGAGGGTCTGACTTTGATCCCAAGGGGAAGTCTGAAAACGAGATTATGAAATTTTGCCAAAGTTTTATGACAGAGTTGTACCGGCATGTAGGAGATGATGTAGATATTCCGGCTGGTGATATCGGTGTGGGTAAAAGGGAGATCGGCTACTTATTTGGACAGTACAAGCGAATCACAGGTACTTTTAATGGTGTATTAACCGGCAAGGCTTTTGAGTGGGGCGGTAGTTTGATACGGCCCGAAGCAACTGGCTATGGGCTGGTTTATTTTGTGGAAGAGATGCTGAAGGACAGGGAAGAGACCCTCGTTGGTAAAAAGGTACTCATTTCCGGTTCAGGTAATGTAGCCCAGTTCGCGGCGGAAAAATGCATCAATCACGGAGCTAAAGTGCTGACGATGTCCGATTCTGAAGGATTTATATACGACCCGTTGGGGATAGACCTGGAAAAGCTGGAATTTATCAAAGAACTTAAAAATGAACGCAGGGGCCGTATTAAGGCGTATGCAGATCATTTTGGCTGTGAATATCATGCCGGGGAAAAGCCGTGGAAGATCAAATGTGATATAGCATTGCCGAATGCCACACAAAATGAACTGGCATTAGCAGATGCAGAAATGCTGATTAATAATGGTTGCTATTGTGTTGCCGAAGGGGCTAATATGCCCTGCACACCTGAAGCGGTAGCCGCTTTTAATAATGCCAGAGTTTTATATGCGCCGGGTAAAGCGGCCAATGCCGGCGGTGTAGCGGTTTCGGGCCTGGAGATGTCGCAGAATTCATTACGGTATAGCTGGGGAAGGGAGAAAGTAGATCATAAGCTTAAAGCGATCATGACGGATATTCATCATATCTGCGTTAAATACGGTAAAGATGAGCAGGGCCATATTAATTACGAAAAAGGGGCTAATGTCGGTGGATTTGTAAAAGTTGCCGAAGCCATGTTGTCGCAAGGGGTAGTGTAAAACGGATAGGCAGGCAACCGGGCAAGCAGGAGACCGTTAATTGTAGTATCATTGTGCAAATTATCGCTATGTCTGCACAGGTTTATCTTATTCCCACTTTTTTGCACGAGGAGGCATTACATGTACTGCCAGCCTATTTACTGGATGCAATCAAAAAATGTAATGTGCTTTTTGTAGAAAATGAGCGCTCAGCCAGGCGGTATATCAAGCAGTTAAAAAAAGAAATTGTTATTGACGACTATAAGTGGTTTACGATTGGCAAGGCAGAGCAGGAGGTGGTTCAGGCTTTCCGGACCTGTTTAAAAGAAGGTCAAACTATTGGCATTATCAGCGAAGCCGGTTGCCCGGGTGTAGCCGATCCGGGACAGCTGCTGGTAGGGGTAGCTCAGGAAACCGGGGCGACGGTTGCGCCATTAGTAGGCCCCAGTTCTATTTTACTGGCGCTGATGGCCAGCGGCATGAACGG belongs to Niabella yanshanensis and includes:
- a CDS encoding GNAT family N-acetyltransferase, with amino-acid sequence MNFQIVKYDDSYRTSLLSVWETSVLATHDFLAQKDFDTIKNILRALDFSVLNVYCLLDGHQMAGFISIVNRKIEMLFIEPRYAGKGLGTKLIRFALNDHKACWIDVNEQNTKAVRFYLKRGFSIYERSDKDDLGLDYPLLKMRLQQPEN
- a CDS encoding alpha/beta hydrolase; protein product: MLRKSKKNVKFSVEEVINLLNKSSRGALVGSMVAALICMMYFAGTVKTGLPLIVDVFIVVGVSLMLPFLIFGLAYYIYTVIQNVNKYIVIAVIGTFLFTRFLPDEKFNRPFIFLELISGILVGIAFHLKTRLIVRWLFVCLAVAINVSMFALLVSKGSTHALPVTDRYWEQKASKHLTSVEDPIKHRPFAVKEFSYGSGTDKQRAEYGPDVQLRTMPVNASPFMQPASKIKSLLRKTYWGFGLDQLPLNARVWMPQQPGTFSLVVFVHGNHLMTDYSEKGYAYMGSLLASQGFIVVSIDENFLNESWFNDFWFTEVNARAWLILKHLEYLRTWSANPGNPFYRRVDMNNICLAGHSRGADAVAVALTLNGLDRYPYDGQINFNFRFSIKSIVQLAPAGRQSPGFEIPLENSGANFLILHGSHDQDVYYCEGIRSFNRVKTDTAHKNLKAMLYIYKANHGQFNSVWGIKDLRFPNQYFVNSAGLLSGADQQRIAGTYVSAFLKATMLGEKKYIPFLKDCRTGFDFLPRNYYVSQFEDYSFRYLADYEEDQNLRTTDLQGCFIEAGNLKKWYERVLPLRNGDALGQENKGVFLEWGNANNPVPPYYTINLSGSLPGARIPWNSENLFFSIANNSDQINQVNFSIELRTPTRIYRKSFSDFYTAAPLLKTELAKWNYLSDLKKDMPVERVLQFIQLPFSAFKEADADFNPQQIEQISFVFDKQPAGSVIIDKIGYN
- a CDS encoding class I SAM-dependent methyltransferase; amino-acid sequence: MTPPVSKRLLDIVDALPLRDGMRILEIGCGTGIAAREIAYRFDPIYIMGIDRSAKAIAQAQKNCEEAISAGKISFIQAAIETLTLQTAVEPFNLAFAIRVGALDGRHSGKEAAALKKYREIASTRREIIY
- a CDS encoding putative porin encodes the protein MRGIFLLVFIFVGVSAYAQSPVRGVSDRFRGIANAGSGADSIGRRNKFEDSVTISYRYLDTARAYRVDSSINDFTVKYPIPADYYHLSNTGAAAQSFLFAPNMKSGWDAGFHAYDIYKFTVDKARFFTVTRPYSEISYMLGTRSEQMIELMHTQNIKPQWNASIHYRMVGAPGIYRNQKTSHNNYAITNWFQTQDRRYTNYVAIIANKLKGSESGGILNDQNYIDNPDFADRSTVYTKLGGESGFGSGIFNTDISTGNTYEDFNAIMRHQYDLGRKDSLVNDSTVIPLFFPRVRLEHTIRYSAYKYMFSDASPRPEYYSEYYDMPSVNSLFRREDFWKELMNDFSIYTFPDEKNTQQFLKVGVALQNLTGIFRDGITETTDGINYADDKQNKGYNLMGHGEYRNRTKNQRWDLLARGNMYFVGMNAGDYDVAASIQSSFGDKIGSLKLGFENANRTPSYVTNANSSFYFMRDTVNLRKENSSHLYATLYQPLLKLRLTGNYYLVNNYTYYTDFYNINQAALFNLLQISAHKTFAFGKKRQYKWMTDNYFQQVIGNGPVNVPSWLTRNRIMYEGNLGFNNLKIAMGFDTRYRTNYKANNYSPLLGQFFYQDSTTVKYKLPDIAAFVHFRINSFRAFLRAENLNTFRSLVGVDGKTSYGFTNSNFAAPDYPYAGMIIRFGIFWGFVN
- a CDS encoding purine-nucleoside phosphorylase, producing MSEIIVQKVNETAAFLKAQYEGQPQVAIILGSGLGNFVQKIKVEKEVPYTDIPNFPVSTVKGHSGKLIFGELSGKKVVAMSGRFHYYEGYTPQEVVFPIRVLKMLGIQTLLLSNAAGGVNEAFSVGDIMIINDHISFSTPNPLIGKNVEEWGTRFPDMSEPYKKHLITKAKQIGEAASIKLHEGVYFVVTGPTFETRAEYRLIKIVGADAVGMSTVQECIVANHMGMEVFAVSVITDLGIRDEENVITHEEVLEAANAAEPKLAHLFTELIKAL
- the holA gene encoding DNA polymerase III subunit delta, which encodes MSVDKVISDWKKSAYKPVYWIEGDEEFYVDQLVDYAEHHILNESEASFNLTIFYGKDAAWPDVLNACRKYPMFSDRQVVIVKEAQQMKDVDKLEPYIQTPLSSTILVVAFKDKKLDSRTRFAKLVKDKTEYIVTKKLYDNALPEWVNTVVKNMGYTISPKANSLIVDHIGNDLSRIKNEVDKILINLGARKSITEEDVESYVGISKEFNVFELQNAIATRNLAKAVRIIQYFAANPKIAPIQLVLPSLYSFFNKTYMVYGASGGEDAIAKQIGVGPFFVKSYLQASKTYSFRDVEKILLLLHSYNLKSLGINTARVEDAELLKEMVVKIMM